GGCTGCCATTCCCAAGGAGTGTGTGCCTCTTTATATAAATCATACAAGGTGCGACCGTCCCATAAAGTGTCACTCTTAATGCGGAAATACCGATTATGACAATCAATGGTGATCGTGTCGGGAGTATACGTCTGCATTTTTACAGCATCCGCACCCGCCTCTTTCATGGCCTTGATAGTACGAACCGCTTGCTCATACTTTTGATTATGATTAGCTGATAATTCGGCGATTATAAATGTCCGCTTTGTGCCCCAAAAATTAGCGGTCCTGCTCATATATTGCCCCTTGAGAGTGCGTATTTTCTGAAAAGGCGACCCGAAATGCTTTTTTCCCCCGCCGAAACATAACCGACTTTAGTAAACACCTTGGTGGAAACAGAATTTTCCGGATCGATATAGGCAATTATCTCATTTAACGTGGGTCTGGCCGCGAAAACCATGCGTGCGGATGTACTCAATATCTCAGAGGCAAAGCCCTTTCCCCTGAAGGGACCGGCAATACTAAGGCTAACCACCATTTTTCCAGTTTCCATTTGGTACCTGACTTGCGCTGCAAATTCCCCCTTGACTTCCGCCGCGAAAAAGTCATAGGAGGAATCCTTAATTTTTGCGTTGAACCACACCATATGCTCCTGCCAGGTTATCTGCTTTTTATTTATGGAATACTGCCGCACAAATGGTTCGTTAGAGAGTTTAAATATATTATGCATGTCACTTCCCACCACGCGCCGAACAGCGATGGCTGGAGCGTGAGCCTCCGTAAGGTGGCGATAATTCTGCACATCCTCATTAAAATCACGCAGATTCTTCTTTGAATTCTTTTTGGTTTCCAACGTAACCAGAGAGCCGGCAGGGATGAGCGGTAATATTCTATCCCAGGCATAATTACCCGACCCGATATGTTCATGGGTGTCAGTCCCGGAATTCGTGTCCCCATCTGAAACATGGTACATGGCAGGCTTCATGGCTAAAAAACCGCGCAGATAATCATACCAGTCTGCCCCGATATTTTTCGCATAGCTTATTGCATGTCCAATATCCAAACAAAATCCGGTCCCGGCGGTCTCTATTACGAGTTTTATTTCCTCATGGGATCCGCCAATGCACCTAAACCGGCCATCCACGGTTTTATACGGCTTATTCTCAACAAGAACGC
This Elusimicrobiota bacterium DNA region includes the following protein-coding sequences:
- a CDS encoding GNAT family N-acetyltransferase, which translates into the protein MHKIGLKLYSINDFYLKEAAVLYEQGVYDFIELLPVPASYERTLVWWKGLQIPFVVHAPHLGFGINLGRRELFDTNMAAVKETLAFADALNTAHIIFHPGTEGDICESARQLKVINDPRVLVENKPYKTVDGRFRCIGGSHEEIKLVIETAGTGFCLDIGHAISYAKNIGADWYDYLRGFLAMKPAMYHVSDGDTNSGTDTHEHIGSGNYAWDRILPLIPAGSLVTLETKKNSKKNLRDFNEDVQNYRHLTEAHAPAIAVRRVVGSDMHNIFKLSNEPFVRQYSINKKQITWQEHMVWFNAKIKDSSYDFFAAEVKGEFAAQVRYQMETGKMVVSLSIAGPFRGKGFASEILSTSARMVFAARPTLNEIIAYIDPENSVSTKVFTKVGYVSAGEKSISGRLFRKYALSRGNI